Part of the Anomaloglossus baeobatrachus isolate aAnoBae1 chromosome 1, aAnoBae1.hap1, whole genome shotgun sequence genome, aaccggtggctaccctctggaggggaaggacagatcccgctcgggtaacttgtgctggactgtgggtcaaggggtgctgcctgggttttaggggcagcatcagggccaggttgcttgggtgggagagagcggaaaccgtaaccgtaaaccatttGTAACGTtacaagaaatgtgcctcccgtcttgggaagagttatgattaaaaatgtaaatatgttaatttcaaatgttatctttttcagaaaaaaaaaataaaaccggtgtaggacggcagcccgcggacggtctgcattttgctaagggggaatgtgacgccctgggcaagccaggggtcacaggtcacaacaccaccacaccccacaccccaggtaggcacatcacagctaaactacaaatccttgttgccttcctccagaggctgatgattcacaccagggggtgggccaggcggttggctccgcccaccaaggaggtcacagctctggaggcgggaagaaaccaggcagattagcccaggcagggcttgagttgagttcaggagatagctcagggaggagcaggagtgaggagctaaagaagtgaaagtagtgaaagtagaagcaaagtgacagtaaagaaagaaagcctgaaggtccagctttgtgtagggccagatcagcaaggtcagcgacggcggtgactgtctggagggggaccgtttggaagttcctggaaggaccccgttggctgtgtgcccggtggtctggagcagtgttccgaaggacagtcagcaccaggacaggggcctctcggaccccggcaaggctaggagtcgccaaatttgccgaatccgtcagtgaaggggacgtagatcccccaacaaccaagtcccgattgaaggcaacagcccaacccaaatcggagagacaccaccaccgccacggcaccagtttctcagggccagcgcctgcgggcaaagtgtagggctcctccggcccagattgaagccggggagcgggtaaccggagggaatccaccgctaccacaagtcaaccataggtgcaaggaagagggacatcaccgtcacctaccgggagtgcaggtgcagccgtctgtgggaccgtcctaccagccgtttggtttaccgtaaaactgtgtccacgtctcaggctgagtgagtaccacagtgccgcaaggcacaacgctgcccccgcgtccctgcgcccaccaggccccgcacctcacaaaccttcaccgggccccgggatcaccaacccctgcccacggaggggcaacacaacacctggctgctccgcatcaccatccccgggatccccgtatcgagcagcggtggtgaaatcaccacaaccgtgggtggcgtcacggacaataatcatccccacacccaacaactccctttcactcacgggcgaggagtgccgctcgagaaaacccccgggatccggcctacagctcgagccaccactgagcagcggccgccggacccgagcagaagggggtgagcgtagtgtgccgacaccctcctccccgcccgctacACAAGTACAACAAGTAAATAGTAATCCGTTAACGGATCGTTCTCCATAGACTCTAATGTTTAAAAATGAATCAGGCAGACATTTGTTACTTAacaaacaaaaaagttgtgtttgcagaacttttttaccAACTGATCTCTGACAGATCTGTGCTAACAAAtgcctacaggacatgtgaactcagtctaaaagccgctttacacacaacaacatcgctaaagagatgtcgttggggtcacggaatttgtgacgcacatcagttctcgttagcgacgtcgtagcgtgtgacacgtacgagcgactgctaccgatcaaaaatactcaccttatcgttgatcgttaacacattgtccatttcccaaatatcgttgctgctgcaggtacgatgttgttcatcgttcctgcggcagcacacatcgctatgtgtgacaccgcaggaacgaggaacctcaccttacctgcggccgcccgcaatgaggaaggaaagaggtgggcgggatgttcgtcccgctcatctccgcccctccgcttctattgggcggccgcttagtgacgtcgctgtgacgctggacaaaccgcccccttagaaaggcggttcgccggtcacagcgacgtcgctaggcaggtaagtagtgtgacgaggactaacgatgttgtgcgccacgggcaacgatttgcccatgacgcacaaccgacggggggcaggtacgctcgctagcgatatcgctagcgagatcgcagcgtgtaaagtggcctttaggctcctTTCaaactgcgttttgccttacgttcacaggtcccgtcggggcatctgtccgaaccgcccctcctccaccccgcaaagcgtgtttTGGATGCATGTGcacacagggccattgactgtaatggagcacactactttagcgtgtgctctgttttgtaccatttttgcacatatatgttttctgcagacGCACACCCGGGGTGGGGgaagggcggttcggacggatgtcccgacgggacctgtgaacgtaaggcaaaacgcagtctGAAAGGAGCCTTAGCCTGGTCTAAAAGAAAATCTAAAACCTGTGAAAGCAAATAGAATAGTCATAGCTGAAAACAAGTTTCAATGGAATAAACACTCTGTTTTCACACATTATGGCTTCAGTATTTCTTtctttttgctgtggttttttaaAACAAAGACAGGAAATTCAAAAAGGAGATAAATCACATTATTTCTGCTGCAGTTTCACCAAAACTGCAGTGTTTCACAATATTTTTGATatcacaattagtgatgagcgcgcactaccatgcttgggtgctcggtactcataatgagcagtcggGCGCTcggactgagtataatggaagtcaatggagaaattaagtatttttccggaagatcttgtGATGCTCGAGTTctctattgactttcattatactcatatTGAACCCGTTTGAGCGTCCAAATGTTCGGTACGGTTCGgttccgagcacctgagcatggtagtgcgcgctcatcactaatcaATCAAAACTGTTCATCTTTACCATTAATTTTAAATATCATATCATTAAATATCATTTATCAATAAAACGTTTTGGTAAACTTCAGCAGAAGATGCACTGCAGTCATAATATGGAAACACAGCCTCAGACTTACCTGTGTGTGCACCAAGCAGGACGTGATCGAGGTGAGATTGCTGGCTCAGCTCTTTGGTGACCGGCAAGGTGTGAACATTCCAGTCCATAGCTGCATCTCCCTGCAGTTCACTCAGTGACTGAAATAGAGAGGGCAGTGGGACAGGCAGCACCTCCAAGGAACTTCTCCGGGCTGCATGTTTACGATTTGCCTTATTTTCACTGCACAACCCTGAGAAACCGAAACATAGGGATCATTTTATGAGATGTTTTCCTATCTATATTTGTACATCTTACATAATGTGCGGATTTTTATTTCTATGATGCAAACTACTTACCCACACAGCTGCAGCACTGGTCCCATAAACTCCCAAGACACAGCATGCAATCTTGACAGCAAGGACAATCTTCTTCTTTCATGTTGCACTGACAGAGCTCCTGAGGAGAGATCATTTTAAGGGTCAAGCTGTTCTATCCGCAAAATAAGGCCGCAGGTCTCTGGGCCCACCTAACAGcctcaaatacagtcatatgaaaaaatttgggcacccctattaatgttaaccttttttctttacaatattTTGGggctttgcaacagctatttcagtttcatatatctaataactgatggactgagtaatatttctggattgaaatgaggtttattgtactaacagaaaatgtgcaatccgcatttaaacaaaatttgaccggtgcaaaagtatgggcacctcaacataaaagtgacattaatattttgtagatcctcttttgcaaaaataacagcctctagtcacttcctgtagcttttaatgagttcctagatcctggatgaaggtatatttgaccattcctgtttataaaacaattccagttcagttaagtttgatggtcgccgagcatggacagcccgcttcaaaacatcccacagattttcaatgatattcaggtctggggactgggatggccattccagaacattgtaattgttcctgtgcatgaatgcctgagtagatttggagcggtcttttggatcattgtcttgctgaaatatccatcccctgcgtaacttcaacttcgtcactgattcttgcacattattgtcaagaatctgctgatactgagttgaatccatgcgaccctcaactttaacaagattcccggtgccggcattggccacacagccccaaagcatgatggaacctccaccaaattttactgtgggtaacaagtgcttttcttggaatgccgtgtttttttgcctccatgcataacgcctttttgtatgaccaaacaactcaatctttgtttcatcagtccacaggaccttcttccaaaatgtaactggcttgtccaaatgtgcttttgcatacctcaggcgactctgtttgtggcgtgcttgcagaaacggcttcttttgcatcactctcccatacagcttctccttgtgcaacgtgcgctgtattgttgaccgatgcacattgacaccatctgcagcaagatgatactgcaggtctttggaggtggtctgtggatattccttgactgttctcaccattcttcttctcagcctttctgatatttttcttggcctgccacttctgggcttaacaagaactgtacctgtgttcttccatttccttactatgttcctcacagtggaaactgacagtttaaatctctgagacaactttttgtatccttcccctgaacagctatgttgaatctttgttttcagatcatttgagagttgttttgaggagcccatgatgccactcttcataggagattcaaataggagaacaacttgcaagtggccaccttaaataccttttctcatgattggatacaaatgcctatgaagttcaaagctcaatgaggttacaaaaccaatttagtgctttagtaggtcagtaaaaagtagttaggtgtgttcaaatcaagaaattgataagggtgcccatacttttgcaccggtcaaattttgtttaaatgcggattgcacattttctgttagtacaataaacctcatttcaatccagaaatattactcagtccagcagttattagatatatgaaactgaaatagctgttgcaaaaacccaaattgttataaagagaaaaggttaacattaataggggtgcccaaactttttcatttgactgtatgCCTATAAGGCTGTTAGCTTAAGTCAGTGATTTTCAGTCAAACTAATGGACTATAATGTGGTGTGAGAATTTAAACTAAGAGGCCATTTACAGATCCAATTTTCATGTTTGTGTGATTTCCTTTAGCACACAGACACATTATATTCTGTAGTCTTTTTCACATATATGTTTCTGGGGGGGGTTACAGTACACAGATGCTTTCCAGATTACACCTACATGTACTGCATTAATCTATACAAAAAGacttggctactgggcagatataaaaataactggttttgtatgctaaatatctcaatttttttcttagatttcctttagcagtaatgcatatctatattcttacattcatggttttcatgctttagcatttcagagtgcaaactgtctctttttttgtaatattatgtcatgttcagttatgcagctTTGGGAGTGTCGTcaatctttttgtctagattaatggggtcatgccttctgacagtGCACGgctcccccactagccacaggtgacTTTATTCTCTATAGCttattcctacttgcccatacatagGAGGTTTTTAAACCAAGAGAGAGTCTTCAGttgagagtaggtacccagtatacgaggtacaccttgacgtggctactgggaagATTTGGATGTTTTTACGTCTGTGTACTGTCCACTTTTCACTGGCTATTTGCTAGGAGAAGCTTGGGAACCCTCaattagttgttgttttttttttgcatagaaaaaagcagatgacacaaaatAGTAAAAACAGACACAAAACAGACCCTAAAAAACACCTCCTAATTAATAACTTCTAATATTTCATTCAGTCTCAGCGCCAGAGTTCTACAAGGGTAAGCAACAAGCCTAACAAACATGTGTGAAGGAATGTTTCGTTATAAAGAACTCACTGGATTCAAACATGGTGCTATAATCAGATGCCACCGTTGAATCAGGTCAGTCCTTGCTCCTAAATATTCCACACTCATATGTGAATGGTAATACTGAACAGTGGAAGCATTTAACAACCATGCAGATTTAAAAAGCGAGGTCGACAAGCGCTGAGGTGTATAGCGCATAAATGATATGAACAGATTACTAAATAATTGCAGAGCTCTAAACCTCTTCGAGCATTAACATCGTTACAAAAAATGAACTGGGAGATTCATGGCATGGGATCCCTTGGTATCACCAAGCACATTGTCAAGCGTAGGATAGACTGCTGTAAAGCACGTTGCCAATAGACTCCAAAGCAGTGAAAATATGTTCTGTGTAGTGATGAATTACACCTCTCTATCTGGCAGTCTGATGGATGAGTTGGGTTTGGCAAATGACAGGAGAACTGACTGCATTGCACCAACTGTAAAGTTGGTGGATAAGAGATAATGCTGGAGTTGTTTTTCAGGGTTTGGTCCTTTATTTCCACTGAAATAAAATGTGATGCTTCAGCATAACAAGACAATTGTATACTTataactttgtgggaacagtttggggaaggcccCTTTCTCTTTCATTGTGACTGTGCCCCAGTGCACAAAGCAACGTTCATAAATAGATGCTTGAGAGAGTTTGATCTGGAAGAACATGACTTGCCACACCAATCCCTGACCCCAACCCCATCAAATATCTACAGGATGAACTAGATCAGAGATTGTGATGAGGCCCTTGCCTtcaacatcagtgtctgaccttACAAATGCTCTTATGGATGAATTGGCAAAAATCCCAACAGACATTCTCCAAAATCTTGAGAAATGCATTCCCATAAGAGTGAGAGCTGTTTTAGATGtatattaaagaggtggttcactactctgcaatagtgaccacCTCTATGTTAAACTGAtaaggaaggctttttctaaatactgtACCTTGATAAGCCAATTCTACCTCTGTGCAGCAATATCACAGTCCGCTCATCCCCAAGAAGTGACCTCCCCCTGGGTTCTGTGACCTCTGGGGTCCAGTGATGTCACTTCAACTTCCAGATGATCTGACATCACTGCAGCAGGCCCTAGTCTTCCTGAGTAATTGGGCTGTGggaggagtttcaccgctcgtcgcaCCCcaccatcgctcctgcttgcggcgctctgcagtaatGGAGTGTGCATGTGACATGCTgcactgtgatgctgggctgtgacgagcagtgaaacgccgcccacagcccagtcactcagaaagACTGGGGCTCGCCTCGGTGATGTgacgtcaactggaagttgacgtgacatcactggatccagaggtcacggagccccgggggtcacttcatggggatgagaggtcagcaatagcgccgctcacaggcagaattggctgatcaaggtatttagaaaaagcattctagatcagttttacagggatgtgtccACTACTGCAGAGTaataaaccacccctttaatgcctaTGGATTTACAGTGGGATGTCATAAAAGCTTCTGTACGGTGTAATGTTTAAGTTATCTATATAATTTAATCCATATTGTGTATATATAGCACAATATTTTGTTAAAAGTGTCATAAGGCCAATTTCAAACAAGTATAATACGTGATATTTCTGTGTTCATATATTCTGTGCTAATCAAGTCAGTATTTGTGGCCATAATCTGGATGCAGTAATGTGCTCATTATGCCCTTGTAAAATTGGCCTAATAATGACTTTGGATTGTATTAGATAGAAAATTAGGTATTGGAAACTAGTAACATGTCCAAAGTGTGCAAGGAAAAACTAGGATATTTATGGTTTCACAGAAAACACACTAGCTGTTTATCCCTCCACCCAGTACCTTACCTGCAATAGACATTTGCTGACATCACTTGCACAGAGAGCTTTGTTGCAACTAGCTACTGATGTAATCAGAGTGCTGCAAGTTGTGGCCAATATGAGCCCTGTCAGATGCCACGATTTTACCTGCCCGAAATAAAACACATCATCACCGGCAAAACTCATACAAAGTGGAGCCACTACATGTGGCCTGATGCAATAAATGAAAAGCATGCAATGAAAAATATGCTAATTGGAGTTAGATGTAGACATTGTGCGGATATTTATTAATGCAGATATTACTTAGTTTGTTACTTGGAGTTCCAGTGAAAAGTTTGGCCATACCTGTTCATGCAGTGGATTTTCCTTTTTCTTACTGAAGTGTACACTTTCAGACTGAATGCAGTGAAAGGACATACATAAAAACATGGAGATAAACAAAACATGTGAAACAAAGCAAAATATGTGTTAAATCTTGAATTTCTCAAAGTACACCCTTTACTCTGATGACAGCTTTATACACCCTTGAAGATCTCTCAGCCTCATCAGGTAGTCACCTGGAATGGTTTTCAATCTACAGATATCCCAACATCGAGTTCATTTGTGGAATCACTGGCCTTCAGAAACTGTGACCATCAGGCGTGTTTAGCAGAGGCAGTGTTGGTATACAGTTTCATGTAGTGCTTTACCCTATTCCACAGCTGTTCTATGCCAGAATATATGTCACGCTTtagggtgtggacccactgtgccacagGACTTGCTCACCCTGGAGGAACATAACAAAGCGACAATGTTGGCTTCTCTAGAGCCTTTGATGGTTTGAGGTTAGCACTGTGCTGGAAGGTAGCCAACAGATGCCACCCAAGGGGATATCTCGGTGTTGTGGCAGCTGGCCAAAGGAGTCGGGGATGCTGGAACGGACTCCGGTGCAGGCAGGACTGCTGGAACAGACTGGACGGCTGGTGCAGACTGAATGGCTGCTACAAACAGGTATGGCAGATTCTGGCAGGTATAGTAGGTGCGACAGGTTCTGGCAGGTGGAGAAGGTTTTGCCATGTACAGCAGGTTCTGGCAGGTAAGGTGGGTACTGGCAGGTACAGCATGTACTAGGACAAAGGTACGGACTACGAGGAACAGATAATGGAAACAGGATACAGGACCTGACAATTAGCAAGCTTGTCTCTAGCAGTAAGAACACGTTGCTCATGCACCTCTAATTGGGGAGGATGCCTTAGATACCTATTGCCTCTAAGCCATAGGCTTCTCGGGATAGAAATGGATCAGGTTTTCAGGGCTTCCGAGGAGAAGCACCTCCACTCGGTGCGACAACCTTCATATAGATGCTTGGCCAAGTTCACATGATCCACCTGCATAAGTTCAGAAGATGCAGCAGGAACTGCAGCACAATCGGTCTTTATAAGGTCGTAACAAGACTTAGCAACTTCTCTCGGCTCATCTCTTGAGAGCATTCTTGGAACCTGAGATTCATCCGGATATCAAGGTATACCTGGTCGTCCAAGGAAGTAGGAAAATATCGGCCTGCTAGTTCATTCTTGATTCTCCCAGACAGATCCTCCCAGAATGCAGCTACCAATGCCTCATTATGTCAGCCAAGTTCGGAAGAcatagtgcggaaacggatggcatactgGCTTATTGTGAGACTTCAGTCTGAGAAGCGAGGACGCTGCAGAGGTGACAGGTCCCAGCTCAGCAAATACCTTGCGGAATGCCGCCAGAAGGGTTTGCAGGTGCGAGACAACATGATCACATCTTTCACATAGTGGATTAATGCAGGTGAGGGCTCACCAGTCAGATCAGACATAAGAAAGGCCTGATCCAAGGAGGAACTGGTGAGACAAAAGTTCAAAATGCAGCGTGCACTGGTTTATGAACCCTTAGCATTGCTTGAGGTCACTGTCAAAATGTGAAGGAGCAAACAAGTGGGCACTGGAACCAGGTGCTTGATTTACTGCCATAGTAGATACTACAGCTGGAACAGGATCAGGTGGACCTGTTGGTGTCAAAGTGAGCAAATGGGTGTCCACTGACTGCAGGTAGGTTAGAATTCAGTTTTGTTATTCCTTTGATGGGTCACCTTGTGTTGGAGCTCTGCAAGCTGGGTGGTACTGGAGCctgtgggatccatggcctgagcaaactgtcACGCTTGTGGATGTAGACACACTGTGCCATAGGACCACCTGGGAGCAGTGTAACTAAGCGACTACCTCATCTTTACTAGAACCTCTAATGGTGAGGTTAGGATTCTGCTGGAAAGAAGCTATCGTTTGCCAATCCTGGGGATCTCTCGGTACTGTGGCAGCTAATCACAGGGGTCGGGGATACTGGGAGGAACTCCGACACAGGAAGGATGGCTGGAACAGACTGGACGGCTGGTGCAGACAGGAATGGCAGATTGTGGCAGGTACAGCAGGTTCTGGCAGATACAGCAGGTACTAGAACATAGGTATGGGTTACCAGGAACAAATAGTGGACACAGGATACTGGGAACAAGACCTGACAACTAGTAAGCGTGTCTATAGCAGTAAGACCACGTTGCTCAGACACCTCCCATAGGGGGAGAATACTTTAAATACCATAGTGCCTCTCAATTGCTATGATGAAACTGTTTCTATGAGGACAACAGGAAAGAAAGACCAAAAATTACCTCTGCTGCAGGGGATAAGTTCATTAGTGTCACTAGCCTCAGAAATAGCATCTCAGTTTACAGCCCTCATAAATAATGCACAGACATAAAGTAGCAAACACAAGAAGCAGGTCTTTATGATTAAATGATTAAATTCTTGCAAAGAAGCAACAACTGAGTACAGAGAAGAAGAGACTTGCTTGAGCCAAGCAACACATGGATTGGCTATTAGCTCAGTAAAAATGTATAGGCCTTGATTCATCAAAACAATTTTGCCAGAATACTggtgtaaattgctttgaaaagtctCATAATTTTGGCACAACTCAGCATTGCACAAAGTCTTTGTGACTTTTAGTACCTTCACTGCCGTTTTTTCGAGCACCAGCAAAAAGGGTGGAGTTGGAGCAGGACAGAGGCATGAAGCCACAACTCATCCAATTCATGACAGGATCAATACTACTCCTTCAGTCTATATAATGGCTATGTGACCAAGAAGAAGGGAAATGTAATTCTGTATCAAATAACAAAACCTCTGCAATCACCCGACCGCAACCTAGTTGAGAGGGTTTGGGATGAGATttaccgcagagtgaaagcaaagcaGCCAATAAGTGCTCAACAGAACTGggatctccttcaagactgttggaaaattgTTTCAGGTGACTACCTGATGAAGCTGCTTCAGAGAATGTCAAAATTATATAATGCTGTCATTAAGAGTAAAAAGGaaactactttgaagaatctaaagTTTAACACACACAGTATTTTAGTTCaagacttgtttttttttattccttcaATCCAAATCTGTTATTTtatggttttgctgccttcagtctgaccTT contains:
- the LOC142246132 gene encoding twisted gastrulation protein homolog 1-A-like produces the protein MDLKVKSWHLTGLILATTCSTLITSVASCNKALCASDVSKCLLQELCQCNMKEEDCPCCQDCMLCLGSLWDQCCSCVGLCSENKANRKHAARRSSLEVLPVPLPSLFQSLSELQGDAAMDWNVHTLPVTKELSQQSHLDHVLLGAHTAVPAPSSVNTSSICTVMYFKSCMSMRRCHETCEFTGSSRYRWFHNGCCQCVGPDCYGYGSKEPLCQQCHPKGALTAGEGDSK